From a single Fusobacterium ulcerans ATCC 49185 genomic region:
- a CDS encoding homoserine kinase, translating into MAVYTVLNIEDITTILAKYNLTPLHYEGIKDGILNTNYLIFTSEGKFVLRVLEGHRSYEAEKEELDFLLELNTIIPCSVPCSTIDGEVLIKYNGRMMSLFYFIEGEKLTEINENFLTQIGNLLGKMHLFSKNKILNRKTRIDEKYYFSKINMKQIPITEEEKKTLLSLYEKISMTDFSSLPCGIIHNDIFPDNIFVKDGVVSGIIDFNDSTYAPFIFDLGIVINYWIRINNFPLEIEKKYVDVFLDSYESVRKLSPEEKSLLDMGILKMALAFIFLRINKFSVEDNQNILIEDKTYYELLPLLKYYHI; encoded by the coding sequence ATGGCTGTTTATACAGTTCTTAATATAGAGGACATCACTACTATCTTAGCTAAATATAATCTTACCCCTCTGCATTACGAAGGTATAAAAGATGGGATATTAAATACTAATTACCTTATTTTTACTTCTGAAGGAAAATTTGTATTAAGAGTACTAGAAGGTCACCGCAGTTATGAAGCAGAAAAAGAGGAATTAGATTTTCTTCTGGAACTAAATACAATAATTCCATGCTCTGTTCCCTGTAGTACTATAGATGGTGAAGTGTTAATAAAATATAATGGAAGAATGATGAGCCTTTTTTATTTTATTGAAGGAGAGAAACTTACTGAAATAAATGAAAATTTTTTGACTCAAATAGGGAATTTACTTGGAAAAATGCATCTTTTTTCTAAAAATAAAATATTAAACAGAAAAACAAGAATAGATGAAAAGTATTATTTTTCAAAAATAAATATGAAACAGATTCCAATAACAGAAGAAGAGAAAAAAACTCTTTTATCTCTTTACGAAAAAATTTCTATGACAGATTTTTCTTCTCTTCCCTGTGGTATAATTCATAATGATATTTTTCCAGATAATATTTTTGTTAAAGATGGAGTTGTTTCTGGAATTATTGATTTTAATGATTCTACATATGCACCTTTTATTTTTGATCTTGGAATAGTTATAAATTACTGGATAAGAATTAATAATTTCCCTCTAGAGATCGAAAAAAAATATGTTGATGTATTTTTAGATTCTTATGAAAGTGTGAGAAAACTTTCTCCAGAAGAGAAATCTCTTTTGGATATGGGAATATTAAAAATGGCTCTTGCCTTTATTTTTCTGAGAATAAATAAATTCTCTGTAGAAGATAATCAAAATATTTTAATAGAAGATAAAACTTATTATGAACTTTTGCCACTTTTAAAATACTATCATATATAA
- a CDS encoding MATE family efflux transporter — MKNTKMDLTTGNVSVQLIKFAIPLFIANLLQAFYNIADMVIVGRIIGSRGVIAISNTSMLCFIINSICIGITLGGTVLIAQYRGKKNNESCKEVINSIFFLIIIISIAVTVLGVLTCRHVFVLLRVPEEALQESIEYMNIIYLGSIFVFGYNSVSSVMKGIGDSQKPLYFVLIAAILNIGLDFFLVGSMNMGTKGAAVATVISQGVSFLLAILYLKRYENIFEFSFKHIKKEKIKDILKIGISAALQMIIINIAYLVMTGLFNGYGMVISAASGIGLKINTFAGMPCWAVGQTVTAMVGQNMGAGKLKRVKEVVRTGIKIGFLLTIVTVIFVQLTAEWLIMIFEKENQSIITEGVKYLRICCSVNSLIYSAMYIYDSFAIGVGNSFLAMLNSFLDSIIIKLFLSFLFTYFLSYGVNSLYVSQAVSPIIPAVIGWLYYKRGNWKDKIEIL; from the coding sequence ATGAAAAATACAAAAATGGATCTAACAACAGGAAATGTATCTGTACAATTGATAAAATTTGCCATACCATTATTTATAGCAAATTTACTGCAGGCATTTTATAATATTGCAGATATGGTAATAGTAGGAAGAATAATAGGAAGCAGAGGTGTCATAGCTATAAGTAATACTTCAATGCTGTGTTTTATAATAAATTCTATATGTATAGGAATAACTTTAGGTGGAACTGTATTAATAGCACAATATAGAGGGAAAAAGAATAATGAAAGCTGCAAAGAAGTTATAAATTCAATATTTTTTCTTATAATAATTATATCAATAGCAGTTACAGTACTAGGAGTACTGACATGCAGACATGTATTTGTTTTACTTAGAGTCCCTGAGGAAGCGTTACAGGAATCCATAGAATATATGAATATAATTTATCTGGGAAGTATTTTTGTTTTTGGTTATAATAGTGTGAGTTCAGTAATGAAGGGAATAGGTGATTCACAAAAACCATTATACTTTGTTTTAATAGCAGCAATCTTGAATATAGGATTGGATTTTTTTCTGGTAGGAAGTATGAATATGGGAACCAAAGGGGCAGCAGTTGCTACAGTTATTTCTCAAGGAGTATCTTTTTTATTAGCAATATTATATTTAAAAAGATATGAAAATATATTTGAATTTTCTTTTAAGCACATAAAAAAAGAAAAGATAAAGGACATTTTAAAAATTGGTATATCAGCAGCTTTGCAAATGATTATAATTAATATAGCATATTTGGTAATGACTGGATTATTTAACGGATATGGAATGGTAATATCAGCTGCATCAGGGATTGGATTGAAAATAAATACTTTTGCAGGAATGCCATGCTGGGCAGTGGGACAGACAGTTACAGCTATGGTAGGGCAGAATATGGGGGCTGGTAAATTAAAAAGAGTTAAAGAAGTAGTGAGAACTGGAATAAAAATAGGATTTTTATTAACAATAGTGACAGTTATATTTGTTCAATTAACAGCAGAGTGGTTAATAATGATATTTGAAAAAGAAAATCAGTCCATAATAACAGAAGGAGTAAAATATCTGAGAATCTGCTGTTCAGTAAATAGTTTGATATATTCAGCAATGTATATTTATGATTCTTTTGCAATAGGTGTAGGGAATTCTTTTTTAGCAATGCTAAATTCTTTTCTTGATTCAATAATTATAAAGTTATTTTTAAGCTTTCTTTTTACTTATTTTCTTTCATATGGGGTAAACAGCTTATATGTGAGTCAGGCAGTTTCACCTATAATTCCAGCAGTAATAGGATGGCTGTATTATAAAAGGGGAAATTGGAAAGATAAAATTGAAATATTATAA
- the pcp gene encoding pyroglutamyl-peptidase I → MKVLITGFDPFGGEKVNPAWEAVRALPDNIDGIEVIKLQIPTVFKKSAKKLFENIDSVKPDVVICVGQAGGRYEFCVERVAINLDDGRIPDNEGYQPVDTPVFEDGDTAYFTSLPIKGMVEELKKASIPAAVSNTAGTYVCNHIMYSLLYYLNKNKLDNIRGGFIHVPYIPEQVIDKKNTPYMELSRITKALEVSIKAVKTYQKDIVVSGGKEF, encoded by the coding sequence ATGAAAGTATTAATAACTGGTTTTGATCCATTTGGAGGAGAAAAAGTAAATCCTGCATGGGAGGCAGTAAGAGCTTTACCTGATAATATTGATGGAATAGAAGTGATAAAACTTCAAATTCCAACTGTATTTAAAAAATCAGCAAAAAAATTATTTGAAAATATAGATTCTGTAAAACCTGATGTGGTAATATGTGTAGGTCAGGCAGGAGGAAGATATGAATTTTGTGTAGAGAGAGTAGCTATAAATTTAGATGATGGAAGAATACCTGATAATGAGGGATACCAACCTGTAGATACTCCTGTATTTGAAGATGGAGATACAGCATATTTTACTTCTCTTCCAATAAAAGGAATGGTAGAAGAATTGAAAAAAGCTTCTATTCCAGCAGCAGTATCAAATACAGCAGGAACATATGTGTGCAACCATATTATGTACTCTCTGCTATATTATTTAAATAAAAATAAATTAGATAATATCAGAGGTGGATTTATCCATGTTCCATATATACCTGAACAAGTAATAGATAAGAAAAATACACCATATATGGAATTATCAAGAATTACAAAAGCTCTGGAAGTATCAATAAAAGCAGTTAAAACTTATCAAAAAGATATAGTTGTATCTGGTGGAAAAGAATTCTAA
- a CDS encoding DUF979 domain-containing protein: MKETINLILEIMYVICGVISILCGIYALRDQKNDKRIGSAAFWIIFGLVFILGPYINPVIVGASLLVMGLITATKNIKIGSLANSSEEFREKQAAKLGNLIFFPALSIGIVAFAIAQFTPLGGLVGLGGGALAALAISLIVTKESPAMIPHESSRILQQMGATVILPQLLGALGSVFAKAGVGEVIASLMGGVIPDGNRLFGVIGYCVAMAVFTMIMGNAFAAFAVITAGIGVPFVINLGANPALVGALGLTAGYCGTLMTPMAANFNIVPASILEMENKNSVIFVQAPIAIVMLIIHIIIMYLFAF; this comes from the coding sequence ATGAAAGAAACTATAAATTTAATTTTAGAAATAATGTATGTTATCTGTGGAGTAATCTCTATACTATGTGGAATATATGCTTTGAGAGATCAAAAAAATGATAAAAGAATTGGAAGTGCAGCATTCTGGATAATCTTTGGACTTGTATTTATATTAGGACCATATATAAATCCAGTTATAGTTGGAGCTTCTCTTCTTGTAATGGGGTTAATTACAGCTACTAAAAATATAAAAATAGGTTCACTGGCAAACAGCAGTGAAGAATTTAGAGAAAAGCAAGCAGCAAAATTAGGAAATCTTATATTTTTTCCTGCCTTATCAATAGGAATAGTAGCTTTTGCAATAGCTCAGTTCACTCCATTAGGTGGTCTTGTTGGACTTGGAGGAGGGGCATTAGCTGCTCTTGCTATATCGCTAATAGTAACTAAAGAATCACCTGCTATGATACCTCATGAGTCTTCAAGAATATTACAACAAATGGGAGCAACAGTTATTTTACCACAACTTCTTGGAGCATTGGGATCTGTATTTGCCAAAGCTGGAGTAGGAGAAGTTATTGCTTCATTGATGGGAGGAGTTATTCCAGATGGAAATAGATTATTTGGGGTAATAGGATACTGTGTGGCTATGGCAGTATTTACAATGATAATGGGAAATGCCTTTGCAGCTTTTGCAGTTATTACAGCAGGAATAGGAGTTCCATTTGTTATTAATTTAGGAGCTAATCCAGCATTAGTTGGAGCATTAGGATTGACAGCAGGATACTGTGGAACTTTAATGACACCTATGGCAGCTAACTTTAATATTGTTCCAGCTTCTATTTTGGAAATGGAAAATAAAAACAGTGTTATATTTGTTCAGGCACCAATAGCTATAGTAATGCTTATAATCCATATTATTATAATGTATTTATTTGCTTTCTAA
- a CDS encoding DUF969 domain-containing protein, protein MIKLIGVLIILLGFVLKFDTIAVVLIAGVATGLVADMGFIEILEVLGKAFVSTRYMTLLLLTLAVVGILERNGLRERAAKCISELKGATCGKVLSIYVIVRTIAAAFSLRLSGHVQFIRPLVYPMVKGAAEKEGTVDAKTDEKLKALATSMENYGNFYGQNVFIASSGVLLIVGTLKELGITNVEPYAVAKCSIPVAVISIVVSIIRNYMFDKSLRNTKR, encoded by the coding sequence ATGATTAAGTTGATAGGAGTATTGATAATACTTTTAGGATTTGTATTAAAGTTTGATACTATAGCTGTTGTACTTATAGCTGGAGTTGCAACAGGTTTAGTTGCAGATATGGGATTTATTGAAATTCTTGAAGTGCTTGGAAAAGCCTTTGTGAGTACAAGATATATGACTCTTCTTCTTTTAACACTAGCAGTAGTAGGGATTTTGGAAAGAAATGGACTTAGAGAAAGAGCAGCAAAATGTATTTCTGAATTAAAAGGTGCTACATGTGGAAAAGTTTTAAGTATTTATGTTATTGTAAGAACAATCGCTGCAGCATTTTCACTTAGATTGAGCGGTCATGTGCAGTTCATCAGACCTCTTGTTTATCCAATGGTAAAAGGAGCAGCAGAAAAAGAAGGAACAGTAGATGCTAAAACTGATGAAAAATTAAAAGCTCTTGCTACAAGTATGGAAAACTACGGAAACTTCTATGGACAGAATGTGTTTATAGCTTCATCAGGAGTATTATTAATAGTTGGAACTCTAAAAGAATTAGGAATAACAAATGTTGAACCTTATGCTGTAGCAAAATGCAGTATTCCAGTTGCAGTAATTTCAATAGTTGTTTCTATTATAAGAAACTATATGTTTGATAAGAGTTTGAGAAATACTAAGAGATAA
- a CDS encoding toxin-antitoxin system YwqK family antitoxin: protein MNFKKKVSLNNSEEKIKLENLYNLNKKGEFKIYYENGQISTIGNYNDFKLNGSYVSFYENGAVASDGFYKNGLLDGEWKFYSKNGFLEKIEKYKNGMIVENN, encoded by the coding sequence GTGAATTTTAAGAAAAAAGTTTCTTTGAATAATTCAGAAGAAAAAATAAAATTAGAAAATCTGTATAATTTAAATAAAAAGGGGGAATTTAAAATATACTATGAAAATGGACAAATTTCTACTATAGGAAATTACAATGATTTTAAGTTAAATGGGAGTTATGTATCATTTTATGAAAATGGGGCAGTCGCAAGTGATGGTTTTTATAAAAATGGGCTTCTTGATGGTGAATGGAAATTTTATTCTAAGAATGGCTTTCTTGAAAAAATAGAGAAATATAAAAATGGAATGATAGTAGAAAATAATTAA
- a CDS encoding cobalt-precorrin-6A reductase, translating to MIWIIGGTKDSRIFLEKFASADKNIVVSTATEYGGKLLEGLPVKVVSKRLPLELMREFVEKNSIKTIVDISHPYAFEVSKNAMKVAEEFSIAYYRFEREEIHIIPDRFSEFQNINDLLEYCDKLDGNILVTLGSNNIEHFSKLKNLEKFYFRILPKWDMVKKCEDNGILPKNIIAMQGPFSLNMNKAMIEQLNIKYLVTKKGGDTGGEREKIDACNEKEIEVILLEKPKIQYPNCYRNIDDLIKNIKL from the coding sequence ATGATTTGGATTATTGGCGGAACAAAAGATTCAAGAATATTCCTAGAGAAATTTGCATCTGCTGATAAGAATATTGTAGTTTCAACAGCTACTGAGTATGGAGGAAAACTTTTAGAGGGACTTCCCGTGAAAGTAGTATCAAAAAGACTGCCTTTGGAGTTAATGAGAGAGTTTGTAGAAAAAAACTCTATAAAAACCATTGTAGATATAAGTCATCCATATGCTTTTGAGGTTTCTAAAAATGCAATGAAAGTTGCTGAAGAATTTTCTATAGCTTATTATAGATTTGAAAGAGAGGAAATACATATTATTCCTGATAGATTCAGTGAATTTCAAAATATAAATGATTTGTTAGAGTATTGTGATAAATTGGATGGGAATATTCTTGTAACACTTGGAAGTAATAATATAGAACATTTTTCTAAGCTAAAAAACCTAGAAAAATTTTATTTCAGGATACTTCCTAAATGGGATATGGTAAAGAAATGTGAAGACAATGGTATACTTCCCAAAAATATAATAGCCATGCAGGGGCCTTTTTCTTTGAATATGAACAAAGCCATGATAGAACAGCTGAATATAAAATATTTAGTGACTAAAAAAGGTGGAGATACAGGAGGAGAAAGGGAAAAAATAGATGCTTGTAATGAAAAAGAAATAGAAGTAATACTTTTGGAGAAACCTAAAATTCAATATCCTAACTGCTATAGAAATATAGATGACTTGATAAAAAATATTAAATTATAA
- the cobJ gene encoding precorrin-3B C(17)-methyltransferase has product MNKGKIYVVGIGPGNMEDISVRAYNILKNVDIIAGYTTYVDLVKDEFKDKEFYVSGMKKEIDRCEKVLELAKEGKTVALISSGDAGIYGMAGIMIEVAADSGIEVEVIPGITASVAGAALVGAPIMHDQAVISLSDLLTDWDVITKRIDRASEGDFVISLYNPKSNGRTTQIVEAREIMMKHKAPTTPVALLRHVGREDQNYTLTDLEHFLDHEIDMFTVVIIGNSKSYIKDNKMITPRGYKL; this is encoded by the coding sequence ATGAATAAAGGAAAAATATATGTAGTAGGAATAGGTCCTGGAAATATGGAAGATATCAGTGTAAGAGCTTATAATATACTTAAAAATGTTGATATAATCGCAGGATATACAACTTATGTAGATTTAGTAAAAGATGAATTTAAAGATAAAGAGTTTTATGTATCAGGAATGAAAAAAGAAATAGATAGATGCGAAAAAGTTCTTGAACTGGCAAAAGAAGGTAAAACAGTTGCATTAATCAGCAGTGGAGATGCTGGAATTTATGGGATGGCAGGAATCATGATAGAGGTAGCTGCTGACAGTGGAATAGAAGTAGAAGTAATACCAGGGATAACTGCATCAGTAGCAGGAGCAGCTCTTGTAGGGGCTCCTATAATGCACGATCAGGCTGTTATCAGTTTGAGTGACCTTTTAACTGACTGGGATGTAATTACTAAGAGAATAGACAGAGCAAGTGAGGGAGATTTTGTAATTTCTCTATATAATCCTAAAAGTAATGGAAGAACTACACAAATTGTTGAAGCAAGAGAAATAATGATGAAACATAAAGCTCCAACTACTCCAGTAGCTTTATTAAGACATGTAGGGAGAGAGGATCAGAACTATACATTAACTGATCTTGAACATTTCCTAGACCATGAAATAGATATGTTTACAGTGGTTATAATAGGAAATTCAAAATCTTATATAAAAGATAATAAAATGATTACACCTAGAGGGTATAAGTTATGA
- the cbiG gene encoding cobalt-precorrin 5A hydrolase, protein MKLAVWTVTRGAGHLGKKYGEILKADIFTLKKFQIENTLQMEDFTSTLNEKFNKYDGHIFIMATGIVIRKIASLIKSKDVDPAVLVADEGENFIISLLSGHLGGANELANEAAEKLGLFPIITTSSDVTGKIAVDTLSQKMQGELESLEKAKNVTSLIVDGKEVNILLPKNVKFNSDANEEGIIVVSNREKIETVRIYPKNLILGIGCRRGIETEVIMEGIKKAMEAHNLSVKSIKKIATVDLKADEIGIIESSKLLKKELVIISREDIKKVEDRFEGSEFVKKQIGVSCVSEPCALLASNGKGKFIENKFIYNGMTVSIYEESFNDE, encoded by the coding sequence ATGAAACTGGCTGTGTGGACTGTTACAAGAGGAGCAGGTCATTTAGGAAAAAAATATGGAGAGATATTAAAAGCTGATATTTTCACACTGAAAAAATTTCAGATAGAAAATACATTGCAAATGGAAGATTTTACGAGTACTTTAAATGAAAAGTTCAATAAATACGATGGACATATATTTATTATGGCTACTGGGATAGTTATCAGAAAAATAGCTTCTCTGATAAAAAGTAAAGATGTAGATCCTGCAGTATTAGTTGCAGATGAAGGAGAGAATTTTATTATTTCTCTTCTTTCTGGGCATTTAGGAGGAGCTAATGAACTTGCAAATGAAGCTGCTGAAAAACTTGGACTTTTCCCTATAATCACTACCAGCTCAGATGTAACAGGAAAGATAGCTGTGGATACTCTTTCTCAAAAAATGCAGGGAGAATTGGAAAGTCTTGAAAAGGCAAAAAATGTTACTTCCCTTATAGTTGATGGAAAAGAGGTAAATATTCTTCTTCCTAAAAATGTAAAATTTAACAGTGACGCAAATGAAGAGGGAATAATAGTAGTTTCTAATAGAGAAAAAATAGAAACAGTAAGAATATATCCTAAAAATCTGATTCTTGGGATAGGATGCAGAAGAGGTATAGAAACAGAAGTGATAATGGAAGGAATAAAAAAAGCTATGGAAGCTCATAATCTTTCTGTTAAAAGTATAAAAAAAATAGCTACTGTTGATTTGAAAGCTGATGAGATAGGGATAATAGAAAGCAGTAAATTATTGAAAAAAGAATTGGTTATAATTTCCAGAGAAGATATAAAAAAAGTTGAAGATAGGTTTGAAGGTTCAGAATTTGTAAAAAAACAAATAGGGGTATCTTGTGTATCTGAACCTTGTGCACTTTTAGCTTCAAATGGAAAAGGGAAATTTATTGAAAATAAATTTATTTATAATGGAATGACAGTGTCTATTTATGAGGAGAGTTTTAATGATGAATAA
- the cobM gene encoding precorrin-4 C(11)-methyltransferase: protein MEKVYFIGAGPGDPELITIKGQRIVKEADIIIYAGSLVPREVIECHKEGAEIYNSASMTLEEVMDVTVKGIKAGKKVARVHTGDPAIFGAHREQMDVLDENGIEYEVIPGVSSFLASAAAVKKEFTLPSVSQTVICTRLEGRTPVPEKESLESLAAHRASMAIFLSVHMIGDVVKRLATSYPMTTPIAVVQRATWEDQKVVMGTLETIEELVKEAGISKTAQILVGDFLGNEYEKSKLYDKTFTHEFRKGIE from the coding sequence ATGGAAAAAGTTTATTTCATAGGAGCAGGACCTGGAGATCCTGAACTAATAACTATAAAAGGGCAAAGAATAGTAAAAGAAGCAGATATCATTATATATGCTGGTTCTTTAGTACCAAGAGAGGTAATAGAATGTCATAAAGAGGGAGCAGAAATATATAACTCAGCTTCTATGACATTGGAAGAGGTTATGGATGTAACTGTAAAAGGAATAAAAGCTGGAAAAAAAGTTGCCAGAGTACATACTGGAGATCCTGCTATATTTGGTGCACACAGAGAACAAATGGATGTATTAGATGAAAATGGAATAGAGTATGAAGTTATTCCAGGAGTAAGCTCATTCCTTGCTTCAGCAGCAGCAGTAAAAAAAGAATTTACACTTCCATCTGTATCACAGACAGTAATCTGTACAAGATTAGAAGGAAGAACACCAGTTCCAGAAAAAGAATCATTGGAAAGCCTTGCAGCTCACAGAGCATCTATGGCAATATTCCTTTCTGTACATATGATAGGAGATGTAGTAAAAAGACTTGCTACTTCTTATCCAATGACTACTCCTATTGCAGTAGTGCAAAGAGCTACTTGGGAAGATCAGAAAGTAGTAATGGGAACATTGGAAACAATAGAGGAACTTGTGAAAGAAGCAGGAATATCTAAAACTGCTCAAATATTGGTTGGAGATTTCTTAGGAAATGAATATGAAAAATCTAAACTGTATGATAAAACTTTTACACATGAATTCAGAAAAGGGATAGAGTAA
- the cobI gene encoding precorrin-2 C(20)-methyltransferase: protein MNNKFYGIGVGVGDSDQITLKAIKTLKKLDVVILPEAKKDMGSTAYSIAKEYLKEDVELIFMEFPMLKNPLDRVEGRKANTRIVEKLLDEGKNVGFLTIGDTMTYSTYVYILEHLDKKYEVETIPGISSFADISSRFNLPIVMGDESLKIIGLSETTDIEKEIEGSDNLVFMKVSRNFDRLKAALEKTGNMENVILVSNCGKENQEVYFDISHLEKDDIHYFSTMLLKKGGIEQWKKFIS from the coding sequence ATGAATAACAAATTTTATGGGATTGGAGTGGGAGTAGGAGACTCTGACCAAATCACATTAAAAGCAATAAAGACGTTAAAGAAATTAGATGTAGTAATATTACCAGAAGCAAAGAAAGATATGGGGAGTACAGCTTATTCAATAGCTAAAGAATATTTGAAAGAGGATGTAGAACTTATATTTATGGAATTTCCAATGCTGAAAAATCCTTTAGACAGAGTAGAGGGAAGAAAAGCTAATACAAGAATTGTAGAAAAATTACTTGATGAAGGTAAAAATGTAGGATTCCTTACTATAGGTGATACTATGACATACAGTACATATGTATATATATTAGAGCATCTTGATAAAAAATATGAAGTGGAAACTATTCCAGGAATCTCTTCATTTGCTGATATATCTTCAAGATTTAATCTGCCAATAGTAATGGGAGATGAATCATTGAAAATAATTGGTTTGAGTGAAACTACTGATATAGAAAAAGAGATAGAAGGAAGTGATAACCTTGTATTTATGAAAGTCAGCAGAAACTTTGATAGATTAAAAGCTGCTCTGGAAAAAACAGGAAATATGGAAAATGTAATACTGGTTTCTAACTGTGGAAAGGAAAATCAGGAAGTATATTTTGATATTTCTCACTTGGAAAAAGATGATATTCATTATTTCTCTACAATGTTATTAAAAAAAGGAGGAATTGAACAATGGAAAAAGTTTATTTCATAG
- the cbiT gene encoding precorrin-6Y C5,15-methyltransferase (decarboxylating) subunit CbiT: MHIYDDEFVHGELPMTKQEVRAVSIAKLRLKEDSVLIDVGAGTGTIGIEAATYLKDGKVIGIEKEEKGLEVIRANVKKFNLENYYLIHGRAPQDIPETNYDRMFIGGSTGGMKEIVEHFIKYSKPDSRLVINAITLETLNSAMIILKEKGFNNIEVVNMSVSRGRKVGPYTMMYGENPIYIITAVKEEIVNE; this comes from the coding sequence ATGCACATCTATGATGATGAATTTGTACATGGAGAACTTCCAATGACTAAGCAGGAAGTGAGAGCAGTATCAATTGCTAAACTTAGATTAAAAGAAGATTCTGTATTGATAGATGTGGGAGCTGGAACAGGTACTATTGGAATAGAAGCAGCTACATATTTAAAAGATGGTAAGGTAATAGGAATAGAAAAAGAAGAAAAAGGTCTTGAAGTAATAAGAGCAAATGTAAAAAAATTCAATCTGGAAAATTATTATCTAATACATGGAAGAGCACCACAGGATATTCCAGAAACAAACTATGACAGAATGTTCATAGGAGGTTCTACTGGTGGAATGAAAGAGATAGTAGAACATTTTATAAAGTATTCTAAACCTGATTCAAGATTGGTAATAAATGCAATAACACTTGAAACATTAAATAGTGCTATGATTATATTGAAAGAAAAAGGTTTTAATAATATAGAAGTTGTAAATATGTCAGTATCAAGAGGAAGGAAAGTCGGTCCATATACTATGATGTATGGAGAAAATCCGATCTATATAATAACAGCTGTGAAGGAGGAAATTGTAAATGAATAA
- the cbiE gene encoding precorrin-6y C5,15-methyltransferase (decarboxylating) subunit CbiE, with protein MNKIKVVGLGPGNLDYLTGAGVRAIKECEIAVGGKRQLEEIDVLLSENCERYTLGKLLELIDYIKNNREKKITVVVSGDTGFYSLLPFLKKYFSNEELEVIPGISSYQYMFSRIGECWQNFILASAHGRDFDYVKAMDEKDGVVLLTDEKNTPYTIGKNVYESGIRGVEIIVGERLSYPDEMVTRVNIEKFEELNREFKMNIVILKKGENYAHL; from the coding sequence CTGAATAAAATAAAGGTAGTAGGATTAGGACCAGGAAATTTAGATTATCTTACTGGAGCTGGAGTAAGAGCTATAAAAGAGTGTGAAATCGCCGTTGGAGGAAAAAGACAGCTGGAAGAAATAGATGTACTTTTATCAGAAAATTGTGAGAGATATACCTTAGGAAAACTTCTGGAACTAATTGATTATATAAAAAATAATAGAGAAAAGAAAATAACAGTAGTTGTATCAGGAGATACAGGGTTTTACAGCCTTCTTCCATTTTTGAAGAAATATTTTTCAAATGAAGAACTGGAAGTGATTCCCGGAATTTCCTCTTATCAATATATGTTTTCAAGAATAGGAGAATGCTGGCAGAATTTTATTCTGGCAAGTGCTCATGGAAGAGATTTTGACTATGTAAAGGCAATGGATGAAAAAGATGGAGTAGTACTCCTTACAGATGAAAAAAATACTCCTTATACTATTGGAAAAAATGTCTATGAATCTGGAATAAGAGGGGTAGAGATAATAGTGGGAGAAAGACTTTCTTATCCTGACGAAATGGTAACAAGAGTAAATATAGAAAAATTTGAAGAACTGAACAGAGAATTTAAGATGAATATTGTAATATTGAAAAAAGGAGAAAATTATGCACATCTATGA